One stretch of Syntrophorhabdaceae bacterium DNA includes these proteins:
- a CDS encoding site-2 protease family protein: protein MVLKVILFLLTCASTYFVQGFAYSVALMAILLSHEMGHYFMTMRYGIPATLPYFIPFPLSPFGTFGAIIKMKGVVTDKRALFDIGVAGPLSGFIVAIPFIVLGIKWSTVRAITPDMDGFIQLGDPMMFRLLESLLVGPIPAGHDLVLHPFGYAGWVGLFVTALNLLPVGQLDGGHILYALFGQRSKWVFMAVIFALAATAILYNPGWLLLVVLLLIFGMRHPQPTDASTPLDKRRKLFALVILLIFLLSFTPAPFPETTFDKIFEPEPATEKIEV, encoded by the coding sequence ATGGTCCTCAAGGTCATCCTTTTTCTCCTCACCTGTGCTTCCACCTATTTCGTGCAGGGCTTCGCTTACAGTGTGGCCCTTATGGCCATACTTCTCTCCCACGAGATGGGCCACTACTTTATGACCATGAGGTACGGCATACCCGCCACCCTCCCCTATTTCATCCCCTTTCCCCTTTCTCCCTTCGGCACCTTCGGGGCGATCATAAAGATGAAAGGTGTGGTCACGGACAAAAGGGCGCTCTTCGATATCGGTGTTGCAGGCCCCCTTTCGGGATTTATAGTCGCCATCCCCTTCATCGTGCTAGGCATAAAGTGGTCTACGGTGCGGGCCATCACCCCTGATATGGATGGATTTATCCAATTGGGAGACCCCATGATGTTCAGGCTCCTCGAAAGCCTGCTCGTGGGACCCATACCCGCCGGTCACGACCTGGTGCTCCACCCTTTCGGATACGCGGGATGGGTGGGCCTCTTCGTCACCGCCTTAAACCTTCTGCCCGTCGGCCAGCTCGACGGCGGCCACATCCTCTACGCCCTCTTCGGCCAACGAAGCAAGTGGGTCTTCATGGCCGTAATCTTCGCCCTCGCCGCAACCGCCATCCTCTACAATCCCGGCTGGCTCCTCCTCGTAGTCCTCCTCCTCATCTTCGGCATGCGCCACCCCCAGCCCACAGACGCCTCCACTCCGCTCGACAAAAGAAGAAAGCTCTTCGCCCTGGTGATCCTCCTAATATTCCTCCTCTCTTTCACCCCCGCCCCCTTTCCGGAAACCACCTTCGATAAAATTTTCGAGCCCGAGCCCGCCACCGAGAAAATAGAAGTGTAG
- a CDS encoding sigma 54-interacting transcriptional regulator codes for MMINELDFFNQATLRICSSLDIDEVAQECLDYLENYIPLDGVTMSYYDEKSKSVVMMAIKTRIPLNTQVKVIPISPEGQQDFKTTKSVVMIHNNPEQYPVPRAVWQALGLMEKSSIVLFTWSKGRRLGQVGFFVRGRNRYTEEHTRLIKLLHRPFSIAMANALQYQKIVNMKELFSADIRRLRHELKQISGAEVIGADGGLHNVMEVISQVAPLTTQVLLLGETGAGKEIIANRIHLSSPRRDGPFIKINCGAIPEGLIDSELFGHERGAFTGAVSQKPGRFERAHRGTIFLDEIGDLPASAQVRLLRVLQEKEIERVGGSNPIKIDVRVIAATHCDLETLVRQGVFREDLWFRLSVFPIKIPPLRERKSDIPMLIYYFVMNKSRELNLRINPELAPGAMERLVAYDWPGNVRELQNIVERALIRAQITDPSQPLRFDELSLAAGDAKQDILPETDGTFSTLDQAMKGHIEKALHITKGRVQGKGGAAELLGINANTLRHRMRQLEIPFGKGQKNA; via the coding sequence ATGATGATCAACGAGCTCGATTTCTTCAACCAGGCGACCCTTCGCATCTGCAGCAGCCTCGATATCGATGAGGTGGCCCAGGAATGCCTCGATTACCTGGAGAATTACATCCCCCTCGACGGGGTCACCATGAGCTACTACGACGAGAAGAGCAAATCTGTGGTCATGATGGCCATCAAAACACGGATTCCCCTCAACACGCAGGTGAAAGTCATACCCATCTCTCCGGAAGGGCAGCAGGATTTTAAGACAACAAAGAGCGTCGTCATGATCCACAATAACCCGGAGCAGTACCCCGTGCCCCGGGCGGTGTGGCAGGCCCTCGGGCTGATGGAGAAATCGAGCATCGTGCTCTTTACGTGGTCGAAGGGGCGCCGGCTGGGACAGGTAGGCTTCTTCGTGCGCGGGCGCAACCGATATACGGAAGAGCACACTCGCCTCATCAAGCTGCTTCACCGGCCTTTTTCCATAGCGATGGCAAACGCCCTGCAATACCAGAAGATCGTGAACATGAAAGAGCTTTTTTCCGCGGACATCCGGCGGCTGCGCCACGAGCTGAAACAGATCTCCGGCGCCGAGGTCATCGGTGCGGACGGCGGGCTGCACAATGTGATGGAGGTGATCTCCCAAGTCGCGCCTTTGACGACCCAGGTACTCCTCCTTGGTGAGACCGGGGCGGGAAAGGAAATCATTGCCAACAGGATTCACCTTTCCTCGCCCCGCAGGGACGGCCCCTTCATAAAGATCAACTGCGGAGCCATTCCGGAGGGACTGATCGACAGCGAGCTCTTCGGACACGAGAGAGGCGCCTTTACCGGGGCTGTTTCCCAGAAGCCGGGCCGCTTCGAGCGCGCCCACAGGGGCACGATCTTTCTCGACGAGATAGGAGACCTGCCCGCATCGGCCCAGGTGAGGCTTCTTAGGGTGTTGCAGGAGAAAGAGATAGAGCGCGTGGGAGGTTCAAATCCGATAAAAATAGACGTCCGCGTCATTGCCGCGACCCACTGCGACCTCGAGACACTGGTACGGCAGGGAGTATTCAGGGAGGACCTCTGGTTCCGGCTCAGCGTGTTCCCCATCAAGATCCCGCCGCTTCGGGAAAGAAAGTCCGACATACCGATGCTGATCTATTATTTTGTGATGAACAAGTCGCGGGAGCTCAACCTCAGGATCAATCCGGAGCTTGCCCCGGGAGCCATGGAACGTCTCGTCGCCTACGATTGGCCGGGGAACGTGCGGGAGCTGCAGAATATCGTGGAGCGGGCCCTGATCCGCGCCCAAATTACGGACCCTTCGCAGCCTCTCAGGTTCGACGAGCTTTCCCTCGCGGCGGGCGACGCGAAGCAGGACATCCTGCCCGAAACAGACGGGACATTTTCTACCCTGGACCAGGCGATGAAAGGGCATATCGAAAAGGCCCTTCACATCACGAAGGGAAGAGTTCAGGGTAAGGGCGGAGCGGCAGAGCTTCTGGGAATAAATGCAAACACCTTGAGGCACCGGATGCGCCAACTGGAGATACCTTTCGGCAAAGGGCAGAAGAACGCGTAA
- a CDS encoding 4Fe-4S double cluster binding domain-containing protein, producing the protein MEHKIREKALELGYEDCGIVGVGALAGYREKLEERISRIPMGENIYGRFRDYADPSAANPAIKSIVVAIVPNYRYKVPGEFDGVYGKAYMFDSRTDENAPFFRIGREFARFLEGLGLKVTMGSGHGLPAPARWAAYQAGLGIIRKNNFFYTAQGSHNHIEMFAIDRELELVRDIKLKACPEKCGKCIEACPTRTLNAPYTMSMIGCISFQTTLSTNMGMGVPSPEMAEQIGGRLYGCDACQDACPFNKDKCTGEEEFPGLGALAPSMRPEQIMAMSYDEIGSTLARKFWYIKPENLWKWKLNALTVMMNRYCKEYEAPIKLGLEDTNEKVHAFSRGACSKLGIWH; encoded by the coding sequence ATGGAACACAAAATACGGGAAAAGGCCCTGGAACTTGGATATGAAGACTGCGGCATCGTAGGGGTTGGTGCGTTGGCCGGTTATCGCGAAAAGCTGGAAGAGCGTATCTCGCGGATACCCATGGGAGAGAATATATATGGAAGGTTCAGGGATTACGCGGACCCCTCGGCGGCCAATCCCGCGATAAAATCGATCGTGGTCGCCATCGTCCCCAATTACAGGTACAAGGTGCCCGGCGAATTCGACGGCGTCTACGGCAAAGCCTACATGTTCGACAGCAGAACGGATGAAAATGCCCCTTTTTTCAGGATAGGCAGGGAATTTGCCCGATTTCTGGAGGGTCTCGGCCTTAAGGTTACGATGGGGAGCGGCCATGGCCTCCCGGCGCCGGCACGGTGGGCGGCGTATCAGGCAGGGCTCGGAATCATTCGGAAGAACAACTTTTTCTACACGGCGCAAGGGTCGCATAATCATATAGAGATGTTCGCGATAGACCGGGAGCTCGAGCTCGTTCGCGACATCAAGCTCAAAGCATGTCCTGAAAAGTGCGGCAAATGCATCGAAGCCTGCCCGACCCGAACGCTCAACGCGCCCTATACCATGTCGATGATCGGGTGCATCAGCTTTCAGACCACCTTATCGACGAACATGGGAATGGGGGTACCTTCTCCCGAGATGGCGGAACAGATAGGCGGAAGGCTGTACGGGTGCGACGCGTGCCAGGACGCATGCCCTTTTAACAAGGATAAGTGTACGGGCGAGGAGGAGTTTCCGGGGCTTGGCGCCCTGGCGCCTTCAATGCGTCCGGAACAGATTATGGCCATGAGCTACGATGAGATCGGGAGCACATTGGCCCGGAAATTCTGGTACATAAAGCCGGAAAATCTCTGGAAATGGAAACTGAACGCCCTGACCGTGATGATGAACCGTTACTGCAAAGAATATGAAGCGCCCATAAAGCTCGGTCTCGAAGATACCAACGAAAAGGTGCACGCTTTCTCGCGCGGCGCCTGCTCGAAGCTCGGGATATGGCATTGA
- a CDS encoding FAD-binding protein, with translation MSEEEKGQEKKKLLSRRQILAGAGATLAAGVLAATGATRVKAAGNDDAVRVEPKKLRNLPLEEQVWEFEKQPGAVPASAIVETLTADIVVVGTGASGMPCTISAVETGAKVIAIEKLTKEYIKSPGRIYKSRAIGAWYGFSDSRLMEKRGIKKDKELQAGAQVRASLWRCDQRQINKVVNYGRKVADWWLDILEGQGINPDSIPIEVHGEMNQQALPSQAHSRPGQWIYWHPGAHIITAVRVEPALEKHLNEMGFQITYGTAAEQLIKEGDRVTGLIAKGPKGYVRINAKKAVILCTGGYEGNPEMMRKYLPEAGAYKEVFGKKTNTGDGYLMSQWIGARMDPWPHCPMTWDGMNPEALEKLRLDYVGIARQPWLYVNAFGERFMNENAPFSGIGKAMFMQPKSMMWTIFDERWKDDNVLENLAGTVCRRMTTRRIPLVLPMNSKKATEKMIEAGIIIKANSIEELAAKMIKEGPALGIGGDLNVDVFKATVARYNELAKSGRDKDFGKDPQTLFPCDKPPYYAVRTTVGILVAQAGPLVNDKFQVMNKEGKVISGLYACGNNAGGFNQYEYSMDADIGSLARCCVTGYLAAKYAAGVPV, from the coding sequence ATGTCCGAAGAGGAAAAGGGCCAGGAAAAAAAGAAGCTTCTTTCACGACGCCAGATCCTGGCAGGCGCGGGCGCCACACTTGCGGCCGGCGTACTTGCCGCGACAGGCGCTACACGGGTGAAGGCAGCGGGAAATGACGACGCGGTAAGGGTCGAGCCAAAAAAATTGAGAAACCTGCCACTCGAGGAGCAGGTATGGGAATTTGAGAAGCAACCCGGAGCCGTGCCCGCGTCTGCCATTGTGGAGACTTTGACTGCCGATATCGTGGTGGTCGGCACGGGGGCCTCCGGTATGCCGTGTACCATTTCCGCCGTCGAGACAGGGGCGAAGGTGATCGCCATCGAGAAACTGACGAAAGAATACATAAAGAGCCCGGGAAGGATCTACAAATCGAGGGCGATAGGCGCCTGGTACGGTTTCTCCGACAGCAGGCTCATGGAAAAGAGAGGGATCAAAAAGGATAAGGAGCTGCAGGCAGGGGCCCAGGTGAGAGCCTCGCTCTGGAGGTGCGACCAGAGGCAGATCAATAAGGTCGTCAACTACGGCAGAAAAGTCGCCGACTGGTGGCTCGACATCCTGGAGGGGCAGGGGATAAACCCCGATTCCATCCCCATAGAGGTCCACGGCGAGATGAACCAGCAGGCCCTTCCGAGCCAGGCCCATTCCAGGCCGGGTCAGTGGATATACTGGCACCCCGGGGCTCACATCATCACCGCGGTGCGGGTGGAGCCCGCCCTCGAAAAGCACCTCAACGAAATGGGCTTCCAGATCACCTACGGGACCGCGGCTGAGCAGCTCATCAAGGAAGGGGACAGGGTTACGGGGCTCATTGCGAAGGGCCCTAAAGGCTATGTAAGGATCAACGCCAAAAAGGCGGTCATCCTCTGCACCGGCGGTTATGAAGGCAACCCCGAGATGATGAGGAAGTATTTGCCCGAAGCAGGGGCATACAAGGAGGTATTCGGCAAGAAGACCAACACGGGCGACGGGTACCTGATGTCCCAATGGATCGGCGCGCGCATGGACCCCTGGCCACATTGCCCCATGACGTGGGACGGCATGAACCCCGAGGCATTGGAGAAGCTTCGCCTCGACTACGTGGGTATCGCCCGGCAGCCATGGCTCTATGTGAACGCCTTCGGCGAGAGGTTCATGAATGAGAACGCCCCCTTCAGCGGTATCGGAAAAGCAATGTTCATGCAGCCCAAAAGCATGATGTGGACCATATTCGACGAGAGGTGGAAGGACGACAATGTGCTGGAGAACCTCGCGGGCACCGTCTGCAGGAGGATGACCACCAGAAGGATCCCCCTGGTCCTGCCCATGAACAGCAAGAAGGCCACGGAAAAAATGATCGAGGCGGGTATCATCATAAAAGCGAATTCCATCGAAGAGCTCGCGGCGAAGATGATCAAGGAGGGCCCTGCCCTGGGCATCGGCGGCGATCTGAATGTGGATGTCTTCAAGGCTACCGTCGCGCGGTACAACGAGCTTGCAAAGTCCGGGCGGGACAAGGATTTCGGAAAGGACCCCCAAACCCTCTTTCCCTGCGACAAGCCGCCCTATTATGCGGTGAGGACCACGGTCGGCATCCTTGTCGCCCAGGCTGGTCCCCTGGTCAACGATAAGTTCCAGGTGATGAACAAGGAAGGGAAGGTGATCTCCGGCCTCTACGCGTGCGGAAATAACGCGGGCGGATTCAACCAGTACGAATACTCCATGGACGCCGACATCGGAAGTCTCGCCCGGTGCTGCGTAACCGGCTACCTTGCCGCCAAATATGCGGCAGGCGTACCCGTATAA
- the tatA gene encoding twin-arginine translocase TatA/TatE family subunit, with translation MFGLGMQELIIIMVIVILIFGAGKLPEIASGLGKSIRGFKRAIQEPDKENRPRA, from the coding sequence ATGTTCGGACTGGGAATGCAGGAGCTTATTATCATTATGGTAATCGTCATTCTTATATTCGGAGCCGGTAAGCTTCCCGAAATCGCCTCCGGATTAGGAAAATCGATAAGGGGTTTTAAAAGGGCGATCCAGGAGCCCGACAAGGAAAACCGGCCGAGGGCATAA
- a CDS encoding DM9 repeat-containing protein, with protein MKKWALVLLMICVVIGVEHYALAQVQTGIDCPVKVNAVVQSQEKWEPSTFIRCDLMGANIYTAPSGKHVLNCSYDSHIANYTHGLSKEVPVGCSNCIVRTDNKGFTCACTTQTPVAQWIRSSSSVPPTNALVGGHISDTPYQVYICRANHNGNLHPGKTAFYNGRWSCFIGNGGREERYENYEIFVANSAEYVWSTGVTNSLPTGAVQGGHISDTPQPVYIGRAYHNGNAHPGKVAVYDGRWSCFIGNGGREERYETYEVLVKK; from the coding sequence ATGAAAAAGTGGGCCTTGGTTCTTCTCATGATTTGTGTGGTGATCGGAGTGGAACACTATGCACTTGCTCAAGTTCAAACTGGCATAGACTGTCCTGTAAAAGTCAATGCAGTTGTTCAGTCGCAGGAGAAGTGGGAGCCATCCACATTCATTCGTTGCGATTTGATGGGTGCGAATATCTATACCGCACCCAGTGGCAAACACGTGCTGAATTGCAGTTACGATTCTCACATTGCTAATTACACGCACGGCTTGTCTAAGGAAGTGCCGGTAGGTTGTTCAAACTGCATCGTAAGGACGGACAACAAAGGATTTACATGCGCGTGCACCACTCAAACACCTGTTGCACAATGGATCAGATCTTCATCCTCTGTCCCTCCAACAAATGCCTTAGTAGGCGGCCATATCTCTGACACGCCCTATCAAGTATATATTTGCAGAGCTAATCACAATGGCAATCTTCATCCGGGTAAAACAGCTTTTTACAATGGACGCTGGAGCTGCTTTATTGGCAATGGAGGAAGAGAAGAACGATATGAAAACTACGAAATATTTGTTGCGAATTCGGCAGAATACGTTTGGTCAACAGGAGTGACAAATTCTTTGCCAACCGGTGCTGTTCAAGGTGGTCACATTTCAGATACTCCCCAGCCTGTTTATATAGGCAGAGCATATCACAATGGAAATGCCCATCCCGGCAAGGTGGCAGTTTACGACGGGCGTTGGAGCTGCTTCATAGGTAATGGTGGTAGAGAGGAACGATATGAAACGTATGAGGTCCTAGTGAAAAAATAG
- a CDS encoding CsbD family protein produces the protein MKSGIRDKAEGNFHEAKGKAKEMAGKIVDDPELEAKGQAEKVAGKMQRKIGEVKKVLGK, from the coding sequence ATGAAATCTGGCATCAGGGACAAGGCGGAAGGCAACTTTCACGAAGCAAAGGGCAAGGCCAAGGAAATGGCCGGGAAAATCGTCGATGATCCCGAACTGGAGGCCAAAGGCCAGGCCGAAAAGGTAGCCGGCAAAATGCAGCGAAAGATCGGTGAGGTCAAAAAGGTCCTTGGGAAGTAG
- a CDS encoding LPXTG cell wall anchor domain-containing protein, producing the protein MDTTTLIIVVIVLVLLFGGGGGYYWTRRR; encoded by the coding sequence ATGGATACCACAACACTCATCATTGTCGTCATTGTGCTGGTCCTCTTGTTCGGTGGTGGTGGAGGTTATTATTGGACCAGGCGACGGTAG
- a CDS encoding helix-turn-helix domain-containing protein: MKRIIRRSACPISSTLEILGDKWTLLIIRDLMFSGKKTYGEFLQSPEKIATNILADRLLVLEQNGIIEKKAFPGNKVKNLYQLTPKGIDLMPILFEIILWGDKYFETPEQIHVLAGKIRKDKKGAIEEMSKRLAAREGEAR, from the coding sequence ATGAAGAGAATTATCCGGAGATCGGCATGCCCGATCAGCTCTACCCTCGAGATATTGGGCGATAAATGGACCCTGCTGATCATACGGGACCTCATGTTCAGCGGAAAAAAAACCTACGGCGAATTTCTCCAGTCCCCGGAAAAGATCGCGACCAATATCCTCGCCGATCGCCTTCTCGTTTTGGAACAAAACGGGATCATTGAAAAAAAGGCCTTTCCCGGAAACAAGGTAAAAAATCTCTACCAACTGACTCCCAAGGGGATCGATCTGATGCCCATCCTCTTTGAGATCATCCTATGGGGCGACAAGTACTTCGAAACCCCGGAGCAAATTCACGTGCTTGCCGGAAAAATCAGGAAGGATAAGAAGGGCGCCATAGAGGAGATGTCGAAACGGCTTGCAGCGAGGGAAGGGGAGGCCCGGTAG
- a CDS encoding transposase produces MSRPLRIQFKDAYYHVTCRGNGRQSVFLSDQDRKKFLDLLERSLDIYQVNLLAFVLMTNHFHMMVTTPRANLQEFMRHFTISYTSYFNKRHQRSGHLYQGRYKSFLIETDSYLLEVSRYLHLNPIRIKQFSESSFEEKKAYLDKYPWSSYRDYLSSSRYDFLSRTDILSRFSTQSSYRDFVEEGIQGVVNPLERGQGHGIIGTAPFIKEILKMKMLSSSREQPEARRIIKEAGPDEVLAIIAKHFKITPEEVLEKRPAKSVAMEFLYRYAGMNQREIGELMGLDYSSISVARKRLREAAVKDKKLQRHMKVIEDGISQVKI; encoded by the coding sequence ATGAGCCGCCCTCTTCGCATCCAGTTTAAAGATGCATATTATCATGTCACCTGCCGGGGCAATGGAAGACAGAGTGTCTTTCTGTCGGACCAGGACAGGAAGAAGTTCCTTGACCTTCTAGAGCGCTCCCTTGACATATACCAGGTGAATCTCCTCGCCTTCGTGCTCATGACCAATCATTTCCATATGATGGTAACCACGCCGCGAGCCAACCTTCAGGAGTTCATGCGCCATTTCACCATCTCCTATACCTCCTATTTCAATAAGAGACATCAAAGATCCGGCCATCTCTACCAGGGCCGCTACAAATCCTTTTTAATCGAGACAGACAGCTATCTTCTCGAAGTGTCACGATACCTTCACCTTAATCCCATCCGTATAAAGCAGTTCTCGGAATCCTCCTTCGAAGAGAAGAAGGCCTACCTTGATAAATACCCGTGGAGCAGCTATCGCGATTATCTCTCCTCTTCCCGGTATGATTTTCTCTCCCGTACCGATATCCTCTCCCGCTTCAGTACTCAATCATCCTATAGGGACTTTGTGGAAGAAGGCATCCAGGGTGTGGTCAATCCCTTAGAAAGAGGACAAGGACATGGGATAATAGGTACTGCGCCGTTCATTAAGGAAATTCTCAAGATGAAGATGTTGAGTTCTTCCCGCGAACAGCCTGAAGCACGGCGTATTATCAAAGAGGCGGGACCCGATGAGGTCCTGGCGATCATTGCGAAACATTTCAAAATTACCCCGGAAGAGGTGCTTGAGAAAAGACCCGCCAAAAGTGTGGCCATGGAATTTCTCTACCGCTATGCGGGCATGAACCAGCGGGAGATCGGGGAACTCATGGGCCTGGACTACAGTTCCATAAGCGTGGCGAGGAAACGACTACGGGAAGCAGCCGTAAAAGATAAAAAACTCCAAAGGCATATGAAGGTGATCGAGGATGGTATTTCTCAAGTAAAGATTTGA
- a CDS encoding nitrilase-related carbon-nitrogen hydrolase, producing MKVVKAAAVQLSPVLYSREGTIEKVVRKIHELGRQGVQFATFPETVVPYYPYFSFVQSPYQIIVGPEYRKLLDQAVTVPSPATNAIGDACRQAGVVVSIGVNEGGNWGQIFILDIHLLSLISFPHEPPSSHPV from the coding sequence ATGAAAGTCGTTAAGGCCGCCGCGGTTCAACTGAGTCCCGTCCTCTATAGCCGCGAGGGAACAATCGAAAAGGTCGTGCGGAAGATCCACGAGCTTGGCCGACAGGGGGTGCAGTTCGCCACGTTCCCGGAGACCGTGGTGCCTTACTACCCGTATTTTTCGTTTGTCCAGTCCCCCTACCAGATCATTGTCGGACCCGAGTACCGCAAGCTGCTCGACCAGGCGGTGACAGTGCCCTCTCCTGCCACCAACGCTATCGGCGACGCGTGCAGGCAGGCGGGCGTTGTCGTCTCCATCGGCGTCAACGAGGGGGGTAACTGGGGTCAAATCTTTATTCTTGACATTCATCTCCTCTCCCTGATATCCTTCCCCCATGAGCCGCCCTCTTCGCATCCAGTTTAA
- a CDS encoding MerR family transcriptional regulator — protein sequence MRENIPERMFYRIKEVCLITGLKPHVLRYWEQEFKDIRPAKSSKGQRLYKRKDLDAIIAIKKLLYEKRFTIDGAKKYLTDRHILDEIRDELIQIVEILKKGV from the coding sequence ATGCGTGAAAATATCCCTGAAAGGATGTTCTACCGGATCAAGGAGGTATGCCTTATAACGGGCCTGAAACCTCATGTGCTCCGGTACTGGGAACAGGAATTCAAGGATATCAGACCCGCCAAGAGCTCGAAGGGACAGCGGCTCTATAAGCGAAAAGACCTGGACGCAATCATCGCCATCAAGAAACTTCTCTATGAAAAAAGGTTTACCATCGACGGGGCAAAGAAGTACCTGACCGATCGCCACATCCTCGACGAGATCAGGGACGAGCTGATCCAGATCGTGGAGATCCTAAAAAAAGGAGTATGA
- a CDS encoding cytochrome c3 family protein yields MIRGIGSFLAVAFLVLWWATFAVCEGPLRADAPSPGAANCSACHEKQVKSMKDSAMHVSSHANKGVDTCTGCHEEAALKKSHVNVTGSRPVKARRYSREFCLKCHGTPAELAKATAKSKILTDTRGKVVNPHDIPNIPKHAKVDECANCHKEHKANPNSMEYCMGCHHTGEFACAKCHS; encoded by the coding sequence ATGATAAGAGGGATAGGGAGTTTCCTTGCCGTGGCGTTCCTGGTGCTGTGGTGGGCGACCTTTGCCGTCTGCGAAGGGCCTTTGCGGGCGGACGCCCCGTCACCGGGGGCCGCGAATTGCTCCGCCTGCCACGAGAAACAGGTGAAGTCGATGAAAGACAGCGCCATGCACGTGTCCTCCCATGCGAATAAAGGGGTCGATACCTGCACCGGCTGCCATGAGGAGGCGGCGCTCAAGAAATCGCACGTCAATGTGACCGGCAGCCGGCCTGTAAAGGCGCGCCGGTATTCCCGGGAGTTTTGCCTCAAATGTCACGGCACGCCTGCCGAACTTGCGAAAGCAACGGCAAAAAGCAAAATCCTGACCGATACCAGGGGGAAAGTGGTCAACCCCCACGATATCCCCAATATCCCGAAGCATGCAAAAGTGGACGAGTGCGCCAACTGCCACAAAGAGCATAAGGCAAACCCGAATTCCATGGAGTATTGTATGGGGTGCCACCATACCGGGGAATTCGCCTGCGCCAAATGCCATTCCTGA
- a CDS encoding NHLP leader peptide family RiPP precursor yields the protein MKKDTKEYRRRIAQVIEKAGTDASFRKRFLAEPKAVLEEHGIILPDNFEVQVVEETEKSKYILLPYKPIDAEGGAWLCGDDSYDAPCIRCN from the coding sequence ATGAAGAAAGACACCAAAGAGTATAGAAGAAGAATAGCGCAGGTGATCGAGAAAGCGGGCACGGATGCATCTTTTAGAAAGAGATTTCTTGCCGAGCCTAAGGCGGTACTGGAAGAGCACGGAATCATTCTTCCAGATAATTTTGAAGTGCAGGTCGTGGAGGAGACGGAAAAGTCCAAGTATATTCTGCTGCCCTACAAGCCGATAGATGCAGAAGGCGGGGCATGGTTATGTGGGGACGACTCCTACGATGCGCCGTGCATTCGATGTAACTGA
- a CDS encoding radical SAM protein, whose product MQEIIRKSLLYRTAVEYGDYTINHVSGCGHGCTYPCYAFMMAKRFGKVKAYDEWCKPKIVGNALDLLDRELPRLKHRIRYVHLCFSTDPFMRGYDEVTRLSLEIIARLNANGIRVTTLTKGLYPAALSDKGFLRNNEYGITLVSLAETHREKYEPYAASCMERIERLKALHDAGLRTWVSIEPYPTPNIIGQDLTQLLAEIDFVDRIVFGRLNYSKEVGLYGDSAGFYNRCAMEVRQFCRDHGIEAYIKRKTAAQK is encoded by the coding sequence ATGCAAGAAATTATCCGAAAAAGCCTATTATACCGGACCGCCGTCGAGTATGGCGATTACACCATCAACCATGTGAGTGGGTGCGGCCACGGCTGCACCTATCCCTGCTATGCATTTATGATGGCGAAGCGCTTCGGCAAGGTCAAAGCCTATGACGAATGGTGCAAGCCCAAGATTGTCGGCAATGCCCTCGATCTGCTCGACAGGGAACTCCCGAGGCTTAAGCATAGGATACGGTATGTCCACCTCTGCTTTTCCACCGATCCGTTTATGAGGGGCTATGATGAGGTGACCCGCCTTTCCCTCGAGATAATTGCCCGGTTAAATGCCAATGGGATCAGGGTCACCACCCTGACGAAGGGACTATATCCTGCGGCGCTTTCAGACAAGGGCTTTCTCCGGAATAACGAATACGGCATAACCCTGGTTTCTCTCGCGGAAACACACCGGGAGAAATATGAGCCCTATGCCGCCTCCTGCATGGAGAGGATCGAGCGCCTCAAGGCCCTGCACGACGCGGGCCTCCGGACGTGGGTCAGCATCGAGCCTTACCCGACTCCGAATATTATCGGGCAGGACCTGACGCAATTGTTGGCCGAAATCGATTTTGTAGACAGGATCGTATTCGGACGCCTCAATTATAGTAAAGAAGTCGGTCTTTACGGCGATTCTGCCGGTTTTTACAATAGATGTGCAATGGAGGTAAGGCAATTTTGCCGCGACCACGGAATAGAAGCCTATATCAAGCGGAAAACTGCCGCGCAGAAATAA